Part of the Permianibacter fluminis genome, GCTGGGGGTGTTCGTATGGTAAAGGTCGCGACCTCCCTGGGCCGTAGCGGCCTGCATGACTGGCTGATCCAGCGGCTGTCGGCCGTGGTCATGCTGGCCTATGTCCTGTATCTGCTGGGCTACCTGATTGGCGCCTACATGGTCCAGCCGGAGCTGAGCTTCGGCCTGTGGCAGGGCTTTTTTGCCCGGCCAGTGGTCAAGATTGCCAGCTTCCTGGCCCTGCTGGCTGTGGTCAGCCATGCCTGGATCGGCATCTGGACCGTCTTCACCGATTACGTCAAACCGGTCGCCGTTCGGGTGGTGCTGCAAAGCCTGCTGATCGTCACCTGTCTGAGCCTGCTGTTCTGGGGCTTTTCCATTTTGTGGGGTGTGTAAATGGCGTATGCCGTTCAAACCTTTGACGCCGTCATCATTGGTGCCGGCGGCGCCGGCATGCGGGCGTCCTTGCAGCTGGCCCAGGCCGGCCTGAAGACCGCACTGGTCTCGAAAGTCTTCCCGACCCGTTCCCATACGGTAGCCGCCCAAGGCGGCATCACGGTCGCACTGGGCAATACCCATGAGGACGACTGGCGCTGGCATATGTATGACACCGTCAAGGGCTCCGATTACATCGGTGACCAGGACGCCATCGAATACATGTGCTCGGTCGGCCCGCAGGCCATTTATGAGCTCGAGCACATGGGCCTGCCGTTCTCCCGTAACAAGGAAGGCCGGATTTACCAGCGGCCGTTTGGCGGCCAGTCCAAGAATTTTGGTGGCGAACAAGCTGCCCGCACCGCCGCCGCCGCCGACCGTACCGGCCACGCCCTGCTGCACACGCTGTATCAGCAGAACGTCAAGGCCAAGGCCGATGTGTACAGCGAATGGTTCGCGCTCGATCTGGTCATGAACGACAAGGGCGAGTGTGGCGGCGTTACCGTCATGAACATCGAAACCGGCGAAATCGTTGTGTTCAAAGCCCGGGCGGTGATTTTTGCCACCGGCGGTGCCGGCCGTATTTATTCCTCGACCACCAACGCCTTCATCAACACCGGCGACGGTGTCGGCATGGCGCTGCGCGCCGGCCTGCAAGTGCAGGACATGGAATTCTGGCAATTCCACCCGACCGGTATTGCCGGCGCCGGTGTGCTGGTGACCGAAGGTTGCCGCGGTGAGGGGGGTTATCTGGTCAACAAGGACGGCGAACGCTTCATGGAGCGTTACGCGCCGAACGCCAAAGACTTGGCTGGCCGTGACGTCGTTGCCCGCTCGATGATCAAAGAAATCATTGCTGGTCGTGGCATGAAACTGCCGGACGGTTCCGATTATGTTTACCTGAAGCTCGATCACCTCGGCGAGAAAACGCTGAACGAACGGCTGCCGGGTATCTGCGAGCTGGCGAAGACCTTTGCTCACGTTGATCCGGTCAAGGCGCCGATTCCGGTCGTGCCGACCTGCCATTACATGATGGGCGGGATCCCGACCAACGTGCACGGTCAGGCGCTGGTCAGTCGCAATGGCAAGGATCAGGTTGTTCCGGGTCTGTACGCCGTCGGCGAAATCGCCTGCGTGTCGGTGCACGGTGCCAACCGTCTGGGCGGCAACTCGCTGCTGGATCTGGTGGTGTTTGGTCGCGCCGCCGGTCTGCACGTCACCGAAGCACTGCGCAAGGACGAACTGGGTTTCAGCAACATCAGCGACAGCGACATCGACAAAGCGATGGCCCGCTACAACCGCTGGGAAAACAGCAAAGACGGCGAAGATCCGGCGGTGCTGCGCAAAGCCATGCAGACCTGCATGCAGAACTATTTCGGCGTGTTCCGTACCGGCGACTCGATGGCGAAAGGTTTTGCCGAACTCAAAGCCCTGCGTGCCCGTTTGCAAAACGGCGTACTGAAGGACAAGAGCAAGACCTTCAATACCCAGCGGGTCGAGTGCATGGAGCTCGACAACCTGATGGAAACGGCGTTTGCCACCGCGATGTCGGCCAATTACCGGACCGAGAGTCGTGGCGCCCATGCCCGCGAAGATTTCGAGAATCGCGACGACGAAAACTGGCTCTGCCACTCGGTTTACGATCCGACCAGCGAAACCATGAGCAAGCGCGGCGTCAACATGCAGCCGAAAACGGTTGAAGCGTTCGCGCCGAAAGTTCGCACGTACTAATTTTTGCCATCAGCTATCGCTGTTGGCAGAACTGGACAGGAGCAGTCTGTCATGCGTTTTCAGATTTACCGTTACAACCCGGAAACCGACAACGAACCGAGCATGCAGGAGTTCGAAGTCGATGTGCCGGAAGGTCGCGACATGATGCTGCTCGAAGCGCTGCATCTGATCAAAGAAAAAGACACCACCCTGACGTTCCGCCGGTCCTGCCGTGAAGGCGTCTGCGGTTCCGACGGTATGAACATCAACGGCAAAAACGGTCTGGCCTGCACGACGCCGGTCAAGTCGTTGAAGCAGCCGGTTGTCGTGCGGCCGTTGCCGGGTCTGCCGGTGGTGCGTGATTTGATCGTCGACATGTCGATGTTCTACAAGCAATACGAACGGATCAAACCGTTCCTGCAGAACAGCACGCCTGCGCCGGCAAAAGAACGGCTGCAAACGCCGGAAGATCGGGAAAAGATGGAAGGGCTGTGGGAATGCATTCTGTGCGCCTGCTGCTCCACTTCGTGCCCGTCGTTCTGGTGGAACCCGGACAAGTTCGTCGGTCCAGCCGGTCTGCTGCAGGCCTATCGCTTCCTGGCCGACAGTCGCGACACCGCGACCGAAACCCGGTTGAATGATTTGGATGATGCCTACAGCGTGTTCCGTTGCCGCGGCATCATGAACTGCGTCAATGTCTGTCCGAAAGGTCTGAATCCGACCCGGGCGATTGGCAAAATCCGCAGCATGCTGTTGCAGCGTGGCGCCTGAGTTGCCGGTCCGGTTGTTGATGAACCGTCCGCGCGCAGGCGCTGAACAAAAGTAGTAAGGCAGAGCCGTGTGAGCGCAAAAGGTGCTCACGCGGTTTTGCTGTCTTTGGGCCTTTTTGATTTTAATGGAAGAGGCTAACGGCCCTGTCGGCTGGTTGCGGCAGGATTGTTTGTTGGGTCGGTAACGGCTCAATCATCGGACTCACAAAGGGTGAGTAACATGTCAGGTATTGCAGAGCTCTTTTCGACGAGCTATCTCAACGGCGGCTCGGCCGCTTATATCGAAGAACTGTACGAGCAGTTTCTCGCCGATCCGGCGTCGGTGCCGGAAAACTGGCAACAGCTGTTCCGCGAACTGCGGCAAGGCGCGGCCGATTCCGCGCATGAGCCGGTCAAGGCGTATTTTCGCGATGCCTGGAAACGTCCCACCACCGTAGTGGTGCAGGGCGCTGGCAAAAACGAAGAACATGATGCCAAACAGGTTGGCGTGCTGCGTCTCATCAACGCCTATCGAGCCCGTGGTCACCAACATGCCCAGCTCGATCCGCTTGGTATCTGGAAACAAGAACATCTCTCGGACCTGACGCTGGAATACCACGGTCTGTCCGAACGCGATTACAACACCACGTTCCGCTCGACGCTGTATGGCGCGACTGAACGGACCCTGAAAGACATTCACGAGCATCTGAGCCAGTGCTACACCAGCACCGTCGGCTTTGAAGGCTCGCACATCACCAACCAGAATGAACGCATCTGGTTGCGTGAATACATCGAAAGCTCGCGCTGCAAACCGCAGCTGAAAGCCGACAGCCGCAAAACGCTGCTGCAAGGCCTGACTGCCGCCGAAGGTCTTGAGCGCTATCTCGGCGCAAAATTCCCCGGCGCCAAGCGCTTCTCACTGGAAGGCGGTGATGCCTTCATCCCGATGATGGGCGAAATGATCCAGCGCGCCGGTGAGCAGGGCGTCAAGGAAGTGGTGATCGGCATGGCCCACCGCGGCCGATTGAACATGCTGGTCAACATTCTGGGCAAAAGCCCGGCCGATTTGTTTGACGCATTTGCCGGCAAGCATGCCGAGGTGCATGGCTCTGGCGATGTCAAATACCACATGGGCTTCTCGTCCGATTGCGAAACGGTTGGCGGCAAGGTTCACCTTGCGCTGGCGTTCAACCCGTCACATCTGGAAATCGTCTCGCCGGTGGTGACCGGTTCGGTGCGGGCACGGCAGGAGCGTCGCGAGCTGGATCTGGTCGGCCAGGACACCCGCAATCAGGTGCTCGGCGTTTCGGTGCACGGTGACTCGGCTTTCACCGGCCAGGGCGTCGTGATGGAAACCTTCAACATGTCGCAGGCGCGTGGTTACACCACCGGCGGCACGGTCCACATCGTCATCAACAACCAGGTCGGTTTCACCACCAACCGTCAGGATGACGTGCGTTCGACCTCGTACTGCACCGACATCGCCAAGATGGTTCAGGCGCCGATTTTCCACGTCAATGCCGATGATGCCGAAGCGGTGTTGTTCGTCACCCAGTTGGCGCTCGACTATCGCATCAAGTTCAAGAAAGACGTGGTGATCGATCTGGTCTGCTATCGCCGTTGGGGTCATAACGAAGCCGACGAACCGACCGCAACGCAGCCGGTCATGTACAAAGAAATCAAGGCACGCGCCACCGCGCGGCAGATTTATGCCGAACAGCTGGTCAAAGCCGGTCATCTGAAAGACGCCGATGTGCAAGCGCTGGTGGATGACTATCGCAAGAAGCTCGATGCCGGCGAACAAGTCGCGCCGGGCATTGTGCCGTTCCAGAAGAGCGAATTCTCCGCAGACTGGTCGCCGTATTTCGGTCAGCGCTGGACGGCTGCGGCCGACACCACGGTCGATCAGGATCGCTTGAAGCGTCTGGGCGAAAAAATTACCGCGGTACCGGCCGGTTTCAAATTGCAGCCGCGGGTCGCCAAGATTGTTGATGACCGCAAAAAAATGACTGCCGGCGAATTGCCGCTGGATTGGGGCTACGCCGAAACGTTGGCCTACGCCGCGCTGTTGGAAGACGGTTATCGGGTCCGCATTTCCGGTCAGGATTGCGGCCGCGGCACCTTCTTCCATCGCCACGCGGTGTGGCATGAGCAGGAAACCGGCAACACCCACGAAGTGCTGAAAAACATTTCCGACAAACAAGCGCCGTTTACTGTCATTGACTCGGTGCTGTCGGAAGAAGCGGTGTTGGCTTTCGAATACGGTTATGCCACCACATCACCCACCTCGTTGGTGATTTGGGAGGCGCAATTCGGCGACTTCGCCAACGGCGCGCAAGTGGTGATTGACCAATTCATTTCCAGTGGCGAGCAGAAGTGGGGCCGCTTGTGTGGTCTGACGTTGCTGCTGCCGCACGGTTATGAAGGCCAGGGCCCGGAACATTCGTCCGCCCGTCTGGAGCGCTTCCTGCAACTGTGCGCCGAACAGAACATGCAGGTGGTGGTGCCGACCACGCCGGCGCAAGTTTTCCACATGCTGCGCCGGCAGATGATTCGTCCGCTGCGCCGGCCGCTCATCGTCATGTCGCCGAAGTCCTTGCTGCGTCACCGTCTGGCGACCTCGTCGCTGGAAGAGCTTAGCAGCGGCAAATTCAAGACCGTCATTGGCGAGATCGATCAGCTCGATCCGAAGCAGGTCAAGCGGGTGGTGATTTGTTCCGGCAAGGTTTATTACGATCTGCTCGAAACCCGCCGCGCCCAGAACCGCACCGACGTGGCCATTGTCCGGGTCGAGCAGTTGTATCCGTTCCCGACCGCCAGTCTGAAGAAAGCGCTGGAGCCATACCAGCACGTGCGTGAATACGCCTGGTGTCAGGAAGAGCCGAAGAATCAGGGCGCCTGGTACAACAGCAAACACCACTTCAAGGAATGCCTGCCGAGCGGGTTCGTGCTGAGCTTCGCCGGTCGCCCGGCGTCGGCAGCACCGGCAGTCGGTTACACCTCGGTACATGATGAACAACAGAAAGAATTGATCGCCAAGGCGCTTGGCTAAAGAGATGTGAAGTGCGGGACCTGTGCCCGCACTTCCTGTGCACGCTGCAAAGGGCAGCAAAGGAGAGAAAGATGAGTATCGAAATCAAGGTCCCGGTATTGCCGGAATCCGTTGCCGATGCCGTTGTCGCCACTTGGCATAAAAAGCCGGGCGAGTTCGTCAAACGTGATGAAAACCTGGTCGACATCGAAACCGACAAAGTGGTGCTGGAAGTGGTCGCGCCGGCCGATGGCGTGATCGAAAGCATCCTGAAAGACAAAGGCGCCACGGTTGGCGCGCAGGAAACCATCGCGCTGTTCAAGGCCGGTGATGCCAGCGCTGCTGCAGCTCCTGCGGCCAAAGTCGACGCACCGAAAACGGAAACGAAAGCGGCGGC contains:
- the sdhD gene encoding succinate dehydrogenase, hydrophobic membrane anchor protein; the encoded protein is MVKVATSLGRSGLHDWLIQRLSAVVMLAYVLYLLGYLIGAYMVQPELSFGLWQGFFARPVVKIASFLALLAVVSHAWIGIWTVFTDYVKPVAVRVVLQSLLIVTCLSLLFWGFSILWGV
- the sdhA gene encoding succinate dehydrogenase flavoprotein subunit — encoded protein: MAYAVQTFDAVIIGAGGAGMRASLQLAQAGLKTALVSKVFPTRSHTVAAQGGITVALGNTHEDDWRWHMYDTVKGSDYIGDQDAIEYMCSVGPQAIYELEHMGLPFSRNKEGRIYQRPFGGQSKNFGGEQAARTAAAADRTGHALLHTLYQQNVKAKADVYSEWFALDLVMNDKGECGGVTVMNIETGEIVVFKARAVIFATGGAGRIYSSTTNAFINTGDGVGMALRAGLQVQDMEFWQFHPTGIAGAGVLVTEGCRGEGGYLVNKDGERFMERYAPNAKDLAGRDVVARSMIKEIIAGRGMKLPDGSDYVYLKLDHLGEKTLNERLPGICELAKTFAHVDPVKAPIPVVPTCHYMMGGIPTNVHGQALVSRNGKDQVVPGLYAVGEIACVSVHGANRLGGNSLLDLVVFGRAAGLHVTEALRKDELGFSNISDSDIDKAMARYNRWENSKDGEDPAVLRKAMQTCMQNYFGVFRTGDSMAKGFAELKALRARLQNGVLKDKSKTFNTQRVECMELDNLMETAFATAMSANYRTESRGAHAREDFENRDDENWLCHSVYDPTSETMSKRGVNMQPKTVEAFAPKVRTY
- a CDS encoding 2-oxoglutarate dehydrogenase E1 component, with amino-acid sequence MSGIAELFSTSYLNGGSAAYIEELYEQFLADPASVPENWQQLFRELRQGAADSAHEPVKAYFRDAWKRPTTVVVQGAGKNEEHDAKQVGVLRLINAYRARGHQHAQLDPLGIWKQEHLSDLTLEYHGLSERDYNTTFRSTLYGATERTLKDIHEHLSQCYTSTVGFEGSHITNQNERIWLREYIESSRCKPQLKADSRKTLLQGLTAAEGLERYLGAKFPGAKRFSLEGGDAFIPMMGEMIQRAGEQGVKEVVIGMAHRGRLNMLVNILGKSPADLFDAFAGKHAEVHGSGDVKYHMGFSSDCETVGGKVHLALAFNPSHLEIVSPVVTGSVRARQERRELDLVGQDTRNQVLGVSVHGDSAFTGQGVVMETFNMSQARGYTTGGTVHIVINNQVGFTTNRQDDVRSTSYCTDIAKMVQAPIFHVNADDAEAVLFVTQLALDYRIKFKKDVVIDLVCYRRWGHNEADEPTATQPVMYKEIKARATARQIYAEQLVKAGHLKDADVQALVDDYRKKLDAGEQVAPGIVPFQKSEFSADWSPYFGQRWTAAADTTVDQDRLKRLGEKITAVPAGFKLQPRVAKIVDDRKKMTAGELPLDWGYAETLAYAALLEDGYRVRISGQDCGRGTFFHRHAVWHEQETGNTHEVLKNISDKQAPFTVIDSVLSEEAVLAFEYGYATTSPTSLVIWEAQFGDFANGAQVVIDQFISSGEQKWGRLCGLTLLLPHGYEGQGPEHSSARLERFLQLCAEQNMQVVVPTTPAQVFHMLRRQMIRPLRRPLIVMSPKSLLRHRLATSSLEELSSGKFKTVIGEIDQLDPKQVKRVVICSGKVYYDLLETRRAQNRTDVAIVRVEQLYPFPTASLKKALEPYQHVREYAWCQEEPKNQGAWYNSKHHFKECLPSGFVLSFAGRPASAAPAVGYTSVHDEQQKELIAKALG
- a CDS encoding succinate dehydrogenase iron-sulfur subunit — protein: MRFQIYRYNPETDNEPSMQEFEVDVPEGRDMMLLEALHLIKEKDTTLTFRRSCREGVCGSDGMNINGKNGLACTTPVKSLKQPVVVRPLPGLPVVRDLIVDMSMFYKQYERIKPFLQNSTPAPAKERLQTPEDREKMEGLWECILCACCSTSCPSFWWNPDKFVGPAGLLQAYRFLADSRDTATETRLNDLDDAYSVFRCRGIMNCVNVCPKGLNPTRAIGKIRSMLLQRGA